CTTATATTACAATAAATGCTATAGTGTGACTGTGACTATGGGGCTATAAAATAAACAAGAACAGGAGCCTTGGTAATTTGTAGAATTATACTTGACATGATATCTTTCAGCAGTTACATAGTGTTTACTAGTGTCACAGTTACTAGTGTTGGGCCAATAAATAATTTAGTGTCGAATATGATATCCTTGCAGTTTTTTATCAGTTTGCCCGgtgtcggtatcctcggtatttaccatcttcggtaccctttgccaactaagaaagttcggtattgtcggtattgtgGTTCAGtatatggttttcagtgtgtgtttaacTTCAGCTTACTTACTGCCTATTTTCATATAACACAGGTGAGGataaatcaaaatataaaacgtataaatatatcaaacgtatcAAATATCAAACGGAGGGCTTTATGAAATATAAAACGAAATATACGTttacatttgataaaaaattcttatcaaatatacatcgtaatatacgttttatatttgataaaataaaaatgtaatatacagtaatacttcaacttacgagtgctccaacgtacgagaaacttgagatacgagctagcttttaagcaagttttagcactaacatacgagccatgtttgagatacgagcacgtgagtcagttgccaagtatgccggcggtgttttatgagaacagcatcactctgtatttttcaactgctcaggtaaTACTTTTGTGCCGTGTTTTTTGTGTGGGGTTTTCAGTGCAGAAGTATgtaaattaaaagtactctgcgttggCCAAAGGTTTGCCAGTAAAacgaaagataatgcaaagaaaaagtgaataataacagttgatattaaacaaaaaattatggaaaaatatgtgaaatatgtatgtgtgattgagctagctcagcaatacgacagaaatacatccacaattatcaaacaggaTCATCAAAGAATTATATTCAGGGcttttagttcgcaaaaggacaaaccatagtttctaaacggcgcagcgatcttcacgaccgctgatggagagactgctcaggcatttgataaaaaataaacaattggccggtgacagcgtaactaaaacgatgctatgtgaaaaggccggtgcaatctatcaaaactataaaaatagacattcggacaagttggctagtggtcgtgcattaactttttgtgacgacacctgtgttcttCCTAATCGcaatgttgaaagggcgacaaaggcaaacgtccttagataggtttatcttaaaatggCTGGTTTGTCGCGAAagcaaaacaaatgaaaaattagctaaccagcaagaaacttcaaactacgaacgccgaagaaattttaattacgttaagttaaaaataagtttgttttaatgtttgcctCTAAGTtggtcttttaagacattgataaaatccaaatttatcaaattcaactgttgtaatgaaggataacttatatctccctccctggcaaatccTAGCGGTAGCTGcgattgtatgtatttaattttacattttaattaatcacatttccttgcattattttttaattgttgctttttgaaagcatgtggtaaattaggacaataaccaacgtgttctttttgttacaatatcttgttttcagtgttttatttgcatttttagagcaTGGAAACCTATCAATGtatatttaatggttctatatataaataaattgcaccaacatgcaagtaaattaacatacgagctcagttttggaacgcattaagctcgtaagttgaagtatgactgtatgctttaaatttgataaaataaaaaatgtaaattacgttttatatttgataaattaaaaaacgTAAATTACGTTTTACATTTGATAAAATACAAAACGTaaattacgttttaaattttatcaatgtaatataatactagataccTATAGGTGAGCGTGGAAATGTTCGTTGAAGAAAAAGTTCTACTATAATTCGTATGTGTTGTGTTTTCAGAATGTctgagaaaaaaaattgcaattgtGCAATGCAGAGACTCTTTTTGATTAGCGTGTCTGTAAAAGAGGCATTTTTTTGCAATTAACAATAACATCAATTGATGCGCGATTGTAATCTCATTCGGTTGAATGGCGATTGCGCGTGAGACGTCAAATGAGCACTTTCATAAGCAGCTCATTGCGCCGGAGATTCTCCGGCTTCTCAGGCTGTAGCCTGTCAAATACAAAATCTATTCAGATAACCATTtaccaataatattttacagataAATGCCGATCACGTCAAACCGGCTGCGAATAACTAGCTGTTACCGAAAATGATTGGCAacctcggataccgagaatccctcggtgtTGGTGGGAGCGGATAACCAAATACCGATTCAAAACTAGTGTATAGTATAGGGGGCTGTTCTTAATGATATCAGATGGAATTTGATTTAAAAGCGGACTGAAACTCTGAATTATAAACATTCCAAGGTGTGCTTTTTGTCTCATAGCAGGGGTTCAAAACCTTTTTCAGTCAGTTCTCCcttatgccttttcataaatttgatttgCTATGCCCCtttaactcacatgactaaaaacaactGATACAACTTATAATCCTATTATGTTGTACATATTTAAACATATAACGACATAGTTTTAGTTTCCACACAGCACccatacaacaaacaacaatacaTGACGTCCAGCATGGCGGTTGAGTAgtttatgactaggttaacttaATATCCAATCAAAAAATGGATGGATGTGTTCACTGGgtctgggttctgactagtagctcattattagcaactagtgttataaataaaaccaaaatgttaaatgatgaaacccaaactcacacAGCATTGCAGGAAATATATTAAAGAGTAACAAATCAGACACCTCTCCGTTCCCCTTTCATTGAATATTCAAAACTCCCCCTAGGGGGATTCCTCTTTGGTTGGGAACCTCTGTTTTATGAATTACACACATTCTAAGGTGTTTCGTTTGCCTCATAATATATATCATCAACCTTCATTCAATCTCTTGCTGTGAGCAGAACTCATGTCACTGGTGGTTTTATAAAACACTGGAGGGTTTTAGTGAATACTACATATCGTATCACTGCTATAAGCTGTTTACCAGGATCTTTACATTTCAATTATCCAATCTCCAGTATCTCTAGTCAATAGTCTATCTATCTATTATGTTAATAGAATAATTGATAGAGTTTAGGCATTGATTTTACCAGCATGCAACACTTCAACAAGAACAATAATTACAAACCTGACTTTCTCTTGTTTCATGAATAAGTACAAGCATGGCTTCTGTTTGCTCATCAAAGTCTGCCTGTACTTTAACTACTTCCTTGAACAGTCTTTCATATTCATCTTCCTTGGTTGTACTCTCTTCTATTATTATGGTGTTCAGCAGGGAGGCAGCCAGATCCTCCAGCAACTGGAAGTCATGTGGTACACCTGTACAGTATTATCTTAACTGTTAACATAACATTATACCTCAAAGTGTTAATTGCAAAATTGAAACCAAAGAGATATGCAGACAAAAAGGTAAGTATCTAAACGACAACGTCCACAATGGATTTGATCTTCAACTTATGATTATCTTTTAGTGGAAACGAGTTGAGCGAAGGAATAGAAAAAAATGACGAGTCCCTCAACTGTAGTAAGTACATTAATCACTCAAAAAACTTACCTTTCTCACATTTGGTTGAATCCGTAACACACTTCATACAGCTGATGGCATGGCATACCTTGCATCCCAATACAAATGGCTGTTTGTTATGCCTTGTACATATGTCTGGCTTATGTTGGCTCTCATTTGACATATACTGGGTCATGGAAATTGTATAATGGTCATCTAGTACCATGTCATGATACTGGAAGAAATAAACCATTGTTAAAGTAAAGTTTTTATCCTAATATATGGTGAAACAAGTGAATAGATTTAAGAGATTGCTGACAGGTCTTGGTTGTAGAAAATTACCATCATTATGATGACGCTATTGAAGTTTTTAGATGTTCTACATTCAGAAGAGAAAGTGGTAGGGCTTATAGGAGGTAATGACCAAGTCAAGTATAGTCAGTTGAGAGTGGAAATCAGCAAGCATATTTATGCATTCTTAAAAGCCATGGTGTTACTAATGACCTAAGGTGCAGGCTGTAATCTTGTACAACAATATATTGCAGCAAGAGACTCAACAGTTTGGCTTTATAAAAAGTAGTAAGGCCAGGGGTAGCCTGACTAAACTGCTACAGATATTGGAGGTCATATAGAATATGGCTGttcttatatatattctggCCAGTATATTATGAGCAGGATCTGTCTGCCTAATGAACACTCACTGCATTTTATACTTGCTGTTAAACAGAATGCAGGGTCATGTACTGACCAGTAAATATCCTGGTCTACTACTAGTCAAGACAATCTCAAACAGAGGGTCATGTACTGACCAGTAAGTATCCTGGTCTACTACTAGTCAAGACAATCTCAAACAGAGGAAATCATTGTgatttaaaattaacaaaaatgagAAATAGCTAGCTTGATATTAAACCGCTGGTGGTCTGCTATGTATCAGGCTGTTTCCTGTCGCGGCCAGGTTATTACTCAGTGTAACCAGGTTAGCCCACGGTGTGAATGTTCTATCGCTAAATTATCAGCGCATAGCAGCGTCACCCCCAATACcaaaattctatatatatatatatatatatatatatatatatatatatatatatatatatatatatatatgctaagtAAACATCTAAAGAGGGAGGCATATCAGCTGGTTCATACAAGTAAACAACTAGATTATTATACTAATATACAATGAATGGCAGAACTAAAGCACAATAGCTATGAtgtcatataaaataataaacatgtCACAAGCTGAAATCTGAAGGTATGATTTCTAATAGCAAAACTTAAATTAACTACGTCTGACATACTTCCAGATGCTCTTGGCAGAATTTTCTGCAACAATCTGTACAGTAAGATGAGGCGTGTCTCTTGTGTTGTCCCTTCTTGGTACAAATATTGCACAGTTTTGCACTATCAATGCCAAAGTCTGGCAGTGACTCGGGTGACATCTTATACACCTTCCTAAAACAAGAATTTGTTTgtaacaataaacaatttttaaaaaatgtacatataaatattattaaaaaattggaTTATGTTCTATGTTATGCTATATATAAAGTTGTATACTACCTGCTCGAATAAACATGCTTATGCTGTAGAATAGCTTGGGGCAACTCACTTCTTTTCAAGTAACATTATTCACAAATGCCAATGAGTTATTTTTCATTATCATATGAGAAACAATATTTATCCACCTGTCACCTTTCCTGTCAGAAATCCATCTATATTATCAGATTGTCACAAAATTAAAGGCATCAATGGTTAGAGAACCAAACTAATAAGCCATATAGAAAGCATTTGAACCGTGCATCGATCAATATCATGGTCTTGTCATAAAATGTGTGTACAGGATTTTGTGATAGTCTGAAAGTTAgtatatttaaaacaaatgttgtCGCTATACAAAAGTGAAAGGCTCTGACATCCATAATGCAACTTTTCAGTTTGGACAATTCAAAAGTGGATAAAAAATCTATTAGCCTAATCTGATTTTATACAGAAGTTAAAATAGAATTTGTATTCACTCCCAAGATGATCACAattcttattatagtataatTAAATGTACATGACTTACTTTTCACATGTCAATAATGAAGGAATGTAATCGTAAAGAAGAGTAGCTATCATTCAGCTTTTGTTTcaacaattttaaaactttttatttgtcACTGTTGTCAGTTATTTAGAACATTTCAGACTAAAACAATATTGACTTGTCAAAAACATCTAAGTTTACAAACTAACAACCTGTCTGACCAGCAATGTCATTGAATGTTAAAATCGTCCAAGGAACAGTTTTAACAAGGATGGCCTTCTAAAACTTTAACAAAGCCAACAAATGAATACTTTGTTGCTAAGTTTTTCCGAAACAAATTTAACACCGACAATATTAGCATCAGAGAACTGGTAAATTCTACTTACCCACAGCTTTGAATGCCGCACCAGCAAATCTTGTTCTTCTCATAGTGTGATGTAAGGCAAGGCATACAGTTTACGTGGCCACATGGAAGTTTTTTTGGATCAACTATCTTTTCATTCCTCAACCCACAGAATTCACATTCAATATCCTCTTGTGCAGAAGCCATTGCTTCAACGAACTAACAATAATATATGATAAATACAGAGTTTAAAGATTTTCATAGAACATACAAAGCGACACGCTAACCATCGCATTATAAGGTGATAGGCTAGCAAACTACTATTGGACCAGAGCAGAAAACAGGCAACTATCAATGTTATAGTCCAAATGTATTAATAATCTCCTACTTATTCTGATAGAAAGCAAACCTAATGTTTAACAGAAGCAGACTACAATTGAAAGAGCTGGTTCTTGATTCTTACGATACCTGATAGAATccttattattttatttgtgatATTGTAATGATGATATTTTAGGTTCATCCATAAAtttggatgttttaaaaaaaaaacaagagaCTAGCGAGGTAACTGTCTGTAACGAAATCAAGGAGACAATCTGCTCGTAAAACAAAGATTTCCTAATAATTGGAATGAATACTGCTAACTAGCAAAAGTTTAAACACGAGGAACAATTTGAGTGTCACTCATTACTAACAATGCATCATAAAAGCCATCTGAAAAGCTCATAAATAAATTAAGTCATAAAAATGTACAGCTCAAAAAATTATTACTTCTAATATCCCTGTTATGAATTTATCAGTCTGTAGTTGAGAGGTTGATGATTGGTTTACAACACATGACAAAATCACATGACATCACATGACCGAATTAACGACTTTGAAAATACCAACTCTTCAATGTACGTCGAATGAGACTGGTTACGAACTTTGACTTGCCCTGTTCATTCTCTCTTATGCAAAGTTACAAAACATATCTAGAGCAGAAACAGTGGTTTGGTCCTAAAGCCAAGGTTTCCTCCTACATACAGCTGTGCATAGCATAGGTTTATGGATTCGCATTGCTAACTGGTACCCGTGTTAAGAACAAAGTTGATAGTTTATACCCTTACAGCTTATGTTAAGGATGGGCCTTAAAAGCCTCGCTAATACCTCAGCATGAAGCATCGGAATAAAAGTTTATAGCGCTTCATATCACAATTTGTGAACAACTTAGGGTTGACAATAACCTAAACAAGTAGTAATCGTAATATTGTGTTCTGAAGCAATTCAACAGGATAATTTCATATTCTATTAAGCAATGGAGAATAATTTCAGATTAGACACACCAAGGCCTATCATTGATTCAAACAAATTCAGCTCTATCTATTATTAGTTAGTAGCTTCATAGGTCTTTCAAAATGTTAAACTGAAAGGCTGCAATGGAACATATTTTCTCGATAATGCAATCAGGCTGGTGCATTGACAAGTGTGCGTACGGTCAGTAAGCAAAATCGATTACCTTACGTGATTGTCCTACATTAATTAGTACTAAACATCTGATTATGTAACACAATGGGCTTAAAGCACATCCCATTGTGTAAACAAGCTTTATCGGCTGCATATATAATTAAATTTCGAAGCtcaaccatacctgccaactctcacgcattgggcgtgagactcacgcaatcaccccaaagaaaaaatgaaaatgcgtgagatttttgccccaatttccacaatttcatatatactatcattgatacatcaattgccccaaaaccaaatctcacgcattgccccacgcttgggttggcaggtctgagcTCAACACACAATGAAACGTAATACTTAAACAAGTGAACTTAAACAAGTTTGACTGTGTAAAGAAGCTGTATTATCTACATATAATCAAACTTCAATAACATCACATTATGAATCATAACTCTCACGATAAAATTTTCAAAGTGAGATTATTGTAACAAGGCCACAATGGTCAGTGATGGAGGAGTAACTATTTTGACGTTTCCGTTTTGCGTGCATTTAACTGCGCACTAGCAACTTTCGACAGATTCGTTTTCGTAACCCATATCAACAGTAACGAAGCGTGACGCATCTTTTGGAGCGGAAACAGTAACGTTTCCATCAAACGCACGATTTGACGCAAGAGCAATTAGAGGATGCGCCGTTTTAAAGCAATTCATTTATTGAACCATGTCGATTTGGTTAACGTGGGTTATATAGAACGTAGTCAGGCGTGCAGTACAATGGGCGTCTGCCTGGCTCCCTCAGCATCCAGTTCACATATGTGCAGCTCGAGAAACGTTTGAATTCGGAAGACGATAAAATATGGTGGAATTGTCAATATGTTTAGAAATGCTCGCCCTATCAGTTCAACCTATTCACCTCAACAGTTCTGGTAGCTGAACTAAAGTAAGTTTTGCAAGTTCCCTAAAACGTGCTCAAAAGCATGTTCTTATTAAGACGTAGTCATGCCAACGCAATAGATACATATGTAACTATTGTCGTTCCTgacaattttttagtttttagtgtTGAAATAATCTATTTATCAGCTATCACATTCGTAGGTACGTTTTGAGTGTCGGAAATATGCTTTGTTAACATTTCGTGCCTAAGTCTGTTACTTCTCTCTTACTTTCCTTTCATGCTGATCAAACGTATTTTTCTTAGTCATAGTTTTTCATAGCCGAGAGAAGTCGAATTATCGAATCAAACAATTCCAGTTTTTGGCTTTCTTTCGGggtattatttataatatgtgGTCATTAGGCGCACATTTTGACTGATATTCTGCCATTGAGACTGTGTTGAGTTTTGTGGCTCAGCTAGACTTTGTTTGTCGCAAAAACTCAAGTTATTAACCATCAGTGAATATCACTTTATCTTTAAAGCacctagttttatatatatatatatatatatatatatatatatatatctgttttCCATTATCATTTGCATAAATTATGCACCTGAAGGTTTCTTGTGGTGATTCTAACCAGAGCAACAAATAAGCAATATGTTTGAAGTCGGTCTCATATTTTATCCTTCGTAATAATGGACTACAAGGTCATGTACCATTGACACATCAAATTGACGCAATtctatattttttgttgttgtatttTGAATTTCTTAGTATAACACATTTACGCTATAAGCTCAAATAAGTCACATGGTCTTCATAGTGTTAGGTGATGAACTGATGTGTACAGCTCCTCTTTTTATGGTTTCTTTTTGCTGTTGCTGATCAAGTAAACTCGGTCGAGTATATTGAGAACCATGACACGAAAATGGTGAAATTGTAAGGTAAATATTTGTCAACTGACAacgctgacaactactttttcaacaaccagcactgcccttttcttttttccattatcacttattccattatcagatCGTGGACTGTATGACAAGGAAATTTCTAATTAAGAAGTGTTTACTTTAGCTACCATTTGCTGTAAGATGCAACAATTTGTTATAATATTAGTGACAAGTAGGAACatcattttcatatataaatagttattttccacATATAATAGCTGCTTATTTTCATCTATGAGTAATTGCGGTCTAAAACTCGTCATCATTGCAAAGCTTAGTATTGCGGTCTATATGTCTCTCTATGTCCATTTTCagtaaaaaaaagttgtttaacCAGTACCGCGTCCTTAAATGGGAACCTCAAATGAACTCAGCCTTTgttgaaatgaataaaattaaatcGAGTTTGTATATTCGTTTTCAATAAGCTCATTGTTATTTACCGTCATTGTGTTAGTTTCTTTTTTACCAACTCAGACTAGCATAATCATTTTGACATGATGCATTAACAATGGGCTGTGCTTCATTGCTGCCATTTGCTGTCAGATGTAGTAATTGCTGCTCTAGTAGTTGTATCTGGTTATTCACATTGCTTACTGCTTTTTAGGTGGTTCTATGGCAGGGCATGTTGATAATATGACATGCTCTGGTGAACTGCATCACTACCTCTGATACAGCTGATCAACTGGTACAGCCCTCTTATGATGAAGTCATAGTTATTGCTGATGATGTGTTAATGATTATGTAAACAAATATGGACGTTTGAGTTTCTATGGGTTTCTGGATGGGCAAGAACCTGTGATGT
The sequence above is drawn from the Watersipora subatra chromosome 5, tzWatSuba1.1, whole genome shotgun sequence genome and encodes:
- the LOC137396631 gene encoding transcription intermediary factor 1-beta-like → MASAQEDIECEFCGLRNEKIVDPKKLPCGHVNCMPCLTSHYEKNKICWCGIQSCGKVYKMSPESLPDFGIDSAKLCNICTKKGQHKRHASSYCTDCCRKFCQEHLEYHDMVLDDHYTISMTQYMSNESQHKPDICTRHNKQPFVLGCKVCHAISCMKCVTDSTKCEKGVPHDFQLLEDLAASLLNTIIIEESTTKEDEYERLFKEVVKVQADFDEQTEAMLVLIHETRESQLNEIKLKYDTLEKHVLENRQQSQTKIADFVEDVLMKQWNSLRTNKELLESGAKSHPPAAIVRGFKELKADLDRVTREHLPKLTLTDQLQLKPKMLSRADAASFNEL